A window of Nocardiopsis sp. Huas11 genomic DNA:
TAGCAGAAGGACGTGACGTTGTAGCCGGCCTCACCCAGGGTGGCGGCCGCGGAGGCGCCGGCGAGGCCGGTGCCGACGATGATCACGGAGAGCTTGCGCCGGTTCGCGGGGTTGACCAGCTTGGCCGAGAAGCGGCGCTTGTCCCAGCGCTCGTTGATCGGCCCCTCCGGGGCCTTCTCGTCCCGGATCGGGGCGCCCTCGATGTAGAGATCGTTCTCAGACAATTAACCCACCAGTCCAAAGGTGACCGCCAGGGGCGGGAGCAGGAAGCCGACGGCCACGATCAGCGAGATGCCCACCGCGATCGCGTTGATCAGCCCCTGCCGTCCGGCCGTGTTGACACCGAGCGTGGCCAGGCCACTCCAGATGCCGTGCCGCAGGTGGAAGCCGACCGCGATGACCGACGCCACGTAGAACAGCGTCACGTACCAGAACTCGGGCTGGAAGCCGTTGACGAGCCGCTCGTAGGGGCTGTCGGACCGCCCGCCGGGCGCGATGTTGTTCGTCGTCAGGTGCAGGATATGGAAGATCACGAAGAGCGCGACGAGCACGCCGCCCCAGCGCATGGTGTAGGAGGCATAGGTGCGCTGCACCCGCTTCGTCACCTGGTAGCGCTCGGCCGCGGGACGTGCCCTGCGGGCGCGGGCCCACAGCGTCACCGCGGCGTAGATGTGGATCAGGACGCTCGCCAGCAGGACGAGGCGGAAGATCCACAGGAAACCGCTCTCGGGCAGGAGGGGGTATCCGATCTCGCGCAGCGAGTGCGCGTAGCCGTCGAAGGCCTCCTGCCCTGAAAAGATCTTCAGGTTGCCGTACATGTGCGCGATCAAATACAGCACGAGGATCGCCCCGGTGACCGCCATCGCGGATTTGAGAGCCACCGTGGACCCGTAGGCCGTAGACCGCTTCTTGGTCAAGGTACTGTTCGCCACAGTCTGCCACTTTAAATTTGAGTTAAGTCCGACGTCCAAGTCATCGGGACCCTGGTGTCCATAGCCGTAGGCTATGGAGCATGCAGTTCCAGCAGCTCGCCTACTTCGTCGCCGTGGCCCGCACACGCCATTTCACCCGCGCAGCCGAGCTTTCGCGCGTCGCCCAGCCGAGCTTGAGCAAACAGATCCGCAGCCTTGAGCGGGAGTTGGGCGCGCCGTTATTCAGTCGTGCCCGGGGGAATATCACACTCACGCCGGCGGGCGAGGCGCTGTTGCCGCTGGCCCAGCGCATGCTCACCGACCTGGAGACCGCCCGCCGCGAGGTGGCGGAGCTGGCCGGCGTGCGCCGGGGCCGCGTGCGGCTCGGGGCCACCCCCTCGCTGTGCGCGGGGCTGCTGGCCGATGTCCTCTCGGATTTCCATACCCGCTTCCCCGGCATCGAACTCCAGGTGGAGGAGAGCGGATCGCGCGACCTCGTCCGCGACCTCGGGCGCGGTGAGCTGGACCTGGCGCTGATCATCCTGCCGCTGCAGAGCAGCGATCCGGACTTCTCCACCACACCCATCCTGCGGGAGAACCTCGTCGTGGCCAGCCCCAAGGCCCAGCCCTCCCCCAACGGCCGGGCCTCGATGCGCATCACGGAGCTGCAGGGGCGCCCACTGGTGATGTTCCGGCGCGGCTACGACGTGCGCGAGGCGACCCTGCGCGCGTGCCGGGCGTCGGGCTTCGAGCCCGAGCTGGCCGTGGAGGGCGGGGAGATGGACGCGGTGCTGCGGTTCGTGGAGGCCGGCCTGGGGCTGGCCGTGGTCCCGAGCATGGTGCTGAAGAACCGCTACGGGCTGCGCGGCACCCCGCTGGCCCGGCCGCGCCTGCTCCGAACGGTCGCGCTGGCGCGCCGCAAGGACGTGGTGCCCTCGCACTCGGCAGAGGCCTTCCAGCGCCACCTCTACGGGTACCTGCTCGGGCTCACCCCGGAGCAGCTGGGACCGGACCTGGAGGTGCTGATCACCAGTGCCGACGCCCGCGAGGGAGCGAGTGAGGCGGAGGGCTCCGGCGAGGACCGGTAGGCCATCTCCCAACAGCCACATCCATTACCATTCGCCTCCCCATTGAACAAAACACGCACAAGATGCGATACCGCCATAGACAATGGCGCACGTGGACAAATAGGCAGACAAGAGTGGCCTATTTCACATTCATATCTTCCACATGCCCCCCGCACCGGGACGTGACCGTGATCACAACGCCCTAGCGTTGCGTTGCAGACCGGTTCGCTTCTGCTTCTCCCAGAGCCGTCCAGCACACGCGGAGAGCAGCCACGGCCACCAGCGGCGGTCCCGCGTCCCGCCCGCACGGCCGAGGCCCTCTCCACAGGAGGTGGAGACCACGGTGACCTCGACTGACAGCACGCGCCCCGGCGGCGGCCGGATGCGCATCCCCCAACGCACACTGCGCACGGACCAGTGGTGGGTGGGCCCCGTGCTCACGACACTGGGGCTGGCCACCTTCCTCGTCTACGGGGCGGTGCGGGTCTTCCAGCAGGACCACTACTGGGTCCAGGAGCACCACTACCTGACCCCGTTCTACTCACCGTGCCTGGCGCAGCAGTGCGTACCGGACTCGGCGCTCCTCGGGCGGCTGCCCTTCGAGTTCCCGTTCTTCCTCCCGTACGCCGTCCTCAGCCTGCCGATCCTGCTGCTGTTCCGGGTGACCTGCTACTACTACCGCAAGGCCTACTACCGCTCGATCTGGCAGGCGCCCACCGCGTGCGCCGTGCGCGAGCCGCACCGGACCTACACCGGTGAGACCCGGCCGCTGATGCTCCCGCAGAACGGCCACCGGTACTTCTTCTACGCGGCCTTCGCCATCTCCCTCATCAATACCTGGGACATGGCCGTCCCCTACTTCCACGGCACCGAGGGCGGGTTCGGCATCGGCGTCGGCAACCTCATCATGCTCGCCAACGTGGTGCTCCTGTGGGGCTACACGCTCAGCTGCCACTCCTGCCGGCACGTGTTCGGCGGGCGCCTGCGCAGCTTCGGCCGCCACCCCGTCCAGTACTGGCTGTGGTCCCGGATGTCGGTGATCAACAACCGGCACATGTGGTTCGGCTGGTTCAGCATCGCGTCCCTGATGATCACCGACGCCTACATCGCACTGGTCGCGAGCGGCACCATCACCGACCTGAGGATCATCAACTGAGCACCGGGGAAGGACACCAGCCAGACATGCCCCCCACCACGGAACCGGACATCACCCGCCACGCCTACGACGTCGTGGTCATCGGTGCGGGCGGAGCCGGGCTCCGCGCCGCCATCGCCGCGCGCGAGCAGGGCAAGCGGACCGCGGTCATCTCGAAGTCGCTGTTCGGCAAGGCGCACACGGTCATGGCCGAGGGCGGCGCGGCCGCCGCTCTGGGCAACGCCAACGCCGACGACACCTGGACCGTGCACTTTCGCGACACCATCCGCGGCGGCAAGTTCCTCAACGACCCGCGCATGGCCGAGCTGCACGCCCGCGAGGCCCCCGAGCGCATCCTGGAGCTGGAGTACTGGGGAGCGCTGTTCGACCGCACGCCCGACGGGCGCATCAGCCAGCGCAACTTCGGCGGGCACGAGTACCCGCGCCTGGCCCACGTGGGCGACCGGACCGGCCTGGAGATGATCCGCACGCTGCAACAGCGGATCGTCGCCCTCCAGCAGGCCGACGCCGCCGAAACGGGCGACCCCGACGCGATGCTGCGGGTGTTCGCCGAGACCGCGATCACCGAGCTGGTCACCGACGCCTCCGGAGCGGTGGCCGGGGCGTTCGGCTACCGCCGGGCCGACGGCGGTTTCGTCCTGTTCGAGGCGCCCGCGGTCATCCTGGCCACCGGCGGCATCGGCAAGGCGTTCCGGACCACGTCCAACTCCTGGGAGTACACCGGTGACGGCCACGCGCTGGCGCTGCGCGCCGGGGCGAGCCTGATCAACATGGAGTTCGTGCAGTTCCACCCCACGGGAATGGTCTGGCCGCCGTCGGTCAAGGGCATCCTCGTCACGGAGTCGGTGCGCGGCGACGGCGGGGTGCTCCGCAACTCCGAGGGACGCCGCTTCATGTTCGACTACGTGCCGGACGTCTTCCGCGCCCAGTACGCGCAGACCGAGGAGGAGGCCGACGGCTGGTACACCGACCCGGCGAACCATCGCAGGCCGCCGGAGCTGCTCCCCCGCGACGAGGTGGCCCGGGCGATCAACGCCGAGGTCAAGGCCGGACGCGGGTCACCGCACGGCGGGGTGTTCCTGGACGTGTCCACGCGCATGCCCGCCGAGGAGATCCGGCGGCGGCTGCCGTCCATGCACCACCAGTTCAAGGAGCTGGCGGACGTGGACATCACCGCCGAGCCGATGGAGGTGGGCCCGACCTGCCACTACGTGATGGGCGGTGTGCGGGTGGACGCCGACACCGCCGCCTCGGACGTGCCCGGCCTGTTCGCCGCCGGAGAGGTGGCGGGCGGCATGCACGGGTCCAACCGCCTGGGCGGCAACTCGTTGTCGGACCTGTTGGTGTTCGGCCGCCGCGCCGGCCTGGGCGCCGCCGCCTACGTCGACGGGACGGCGGGCGCGCGGGCTCCGGGCGAGGTCCTGGACGAGGCCGCCTCGCGGGCGGCCGCCGACGCGCTGGCCCTGCTCAAGCAGGGGGACGGCGAGAACCCGTACACGCTGCACGGCGAGTTGCAGGACACGATGAACGACCTGGTCGGCATCATCCGGCGCGAGGGCGAGATGGAGAGCGCGCTGACCCGGCTCGACGAGATGCGGCGGCGGGCGCGGCTGCTGAGCGCGCCCGGCGAGCGGGTGTACAACCCCGGCTGGCACCTGGCCCTGGCGCTGCCCAACATGCTGCTGGTGTCGCAGGCGATCACCCGGTCGGCGCTGGAGCGCACGGAGTCGCGCGGGGGCCACACCCGCGAGGACCATCCGGACATGTCGGCCGAGTGGCGGCGGGTGAACCTGCGGGTCCGGGTCGGCCCGGACGGCGGCGTGGAGCTGTCGCGCCGCCCGGTCGCCGACATCCCGGCCGAGCTGATGTCCGGGTTCGGCAACGACGAGCTGGCGAAGTACCTGACCAAGGAGGAGCTGCCCGAGGAGGTCGCCGCCGAAGTCACCGGGGAGCCGGGCGAGACGGCTCCCGCCGCGGGCGACGAGTCCGGTGACGTGGGCGGTGAGGGTCCGGGCGAGGTCCCGGGCGAGGGGCCCGGGACGGCCGCGGCGTCGACGGGGGCCGTGGACACCGAGACCGAGGCGGGCGAGACCAGTGAGCGGTTCGCCTCGGACGGGGCCGGCGGCACGGACGAGGCACGCGGCGCGGCCGGGCACGGCGGCGGCACCGACGAGAGCGACGGCGGGAACGGCACTGACGGCACTGACGGCACTGACGGCACTGACGGATCGACCGAGGAGGACCGGTCATGAGCAAGCGGACGTTCCGGGTGTGGCGGGGCGCGGGCGAAGGTGCCCTGACCGAGTACGAGGTGGACGTCAACGAGGGCGAGGTCGTCCTGGACGTGCTGCACCGGCTCCAGGCGACCCAGACCCCCGACCTCGCCGTGCGGTGGAACTGCAAGGCGGGCAAGTGCGGGTCGTGTTCGGTCGAGATCAACGGCAAGCCCAGATTGTCGTGCATGACGCGCATGAGCGTGTTCGAGGAGGACGAGGTGGTGACGGTGACGCCGATGCGCACCTTCCCCGTCATCCGCGACCTGGTGTGCGACGTGTCGTACAACTACCAGAAGGCGCGGGAGATCCCCTCGTTCACGCCGGACCCGGCGACCTCGCCCGGTGACTTCCGGATGAAGCAGGTGGACGTCGAGCGCTCGCAGGAGTTCCGCAAGTGCATCGAGTGCTTCCTGTGCAACAACGTGTGCCACGTGATCCGTGACCACGACGAGAACAAGGAGCACTTCTCGGGTCCCCGCTTCCTGATGCGGGTGGCGGAGTTGGAGATGCATCCCGAGGACACCGCGGACCGGCGCAGGATCGCCGACGAGGAGTTCGGGATGGGCTACTGCAACATCACCAAGTGCTGCACTGAGGTGTGCCCGGAGAACATCCACATCACCGACAACGCCCTCATCCCGCTCAAGGAGCGGGTGGCCGACCGCAAGTACGACCCGCTGGTATGGCTGGGCTCGAAGATCGGACGGCGACCGAAGGACACCCCGATCGCGCCCAACACCCGGCGCCCCCCTGAGGGGCCCTGACCCGGGGACCCACACCCGGAGCCCGTGGCCGGAGTTCCCCCTCCGGCCACGGGCCTTTGTGTGTACGGGGTCACTACTCCTGAACCGGTGCTTCGTCGTCCGCCCAGACGTCGAAGGTCGCCCAGACCTGGGTACGAAAGCCCGGCCATTCCGGGAGGGCATGGCAGCCCCAACCGGTGGCGAGTCGGGAGACCATGAGCAGGCCGCGCTGCCCTTCGGCCCAGTCCCACGCCGCCTCGGTGCGTTCGGTCGGGATGCGTGGACGGGTGGGGCCGTCACCGGCGTCGAAGATCCCGATCCGCAGTGTTCGGCCCTGGGAGAGCGACATGACCCGGTCCACGCGTGCGCCCGGACGGGCGTACTTGGCGGCGTTGGCGAAGATTTCGCTGGTCACCAGCCGGACGGTGTCGAGGAGGTCGGCCGGTCCGAGGCCCCACAGGTCCCTCGCGAGGTCCGCCCGGACCTGGGAGAGTTCGCGCAGGTCACCCGGGTAGGAGCGGTGGGGCCAGAGGTAGGCCGGGAGGGTGATCGCCGCCGTGCTCATACGCCCGCCCCCACGCGCACTCGTGCGCTCGGGCCGGTGGACACGGGGTCGCTCGGTGCCGCGAGGAGGTCGCCGGGGGTCGACGGGCCGCAGCGCTGCTGCGGGATCCACGCCTGGAGGCGGGCGTTCGCCCGCGCCTGGATCCGGTCGAGGTCGTGTTCCTGCGCGCGGCGGCGCTCCTGGGCGAGGTAGTAGGGGCGCACGAGCGCGATGTCGTCGGCCGGGAGGGTTTCGCTCGGACGGGCGAGGCGGGGCGCGCGGAGTTCCTGCTTCGGCGCGGGCTCGATCGTGGGGAGCGGAGCGTACCGGCGGACGCGGGTGGAGCGGCGTCGGCGGGCGGCGGCGTGCCGTCCGCGAGCAGGGGTGAGGAGGGCCTTCACGGTGCCCATGACAAGGGCGAGGAAGGCCGCGCTATAATCGCGCATGCTGGCAATCCTTCTGGTTAAAGGTTTGTAATTGCTGGCCACGACCCCGGGCGGTAGCTACCGTCGCGGGGTCTCCGTGTATGAAGTTGTGTGTTTGGGTAGAAGAGTAGGGCACGCGCGACGCGAATGCGAACTTTTCTTCGAGGCGGGCTCGAAAAACTTCACGCCACGTCGCATAGCCCCAGCTCAGGGCACATGCGAGAAAAGGTCGCCACCCTTTCTCAACTCACGCCAGAAGTATCCCCTTCGCCCGAATTGAAAGCATTTGCACACGCCGCCACAGCGGACATGAAGAAGGGCAGTGCCTCCCGTGGAAGCACTGCCCTGACGCGTGTGGGCGCTAGCCGTGGGCTCGGAGGGATCCCACCAGCGCGGCCCACTCGCCGCTGGCGAAGTCCAACTGGCCCAGCTCGCGGTTCTGGGTGTCCCGCACCGCCGTGGTGACACCCTCAGCGACCTCGACACAGTTCGAGCCATTGGGGCTATAGCTACTCTTGTGCCAGTCGTTCATACGACTCCCCTCAACGCAGCAACTCATTGGTCAGCGGCCTGTGACTGGCCATGCCCCAACCCAGCCAGCAGCGCGATCCACTGGCCCGCCGGAACCGTGATGTGACCGAGTTCCCGGTTCTGCGTGTCGCGCACGTCCGCACCCCCTGCATGCTCTCGTGCCTCCACACAGTTCGCCCCGTTGGGACTGTAGCTGCTCTTGTGCCAGTCGTTCATGCCAGTTCCCTGAGTGCTTCAAGTGAGTGTCGAGCAGGAAGCGCCATCGCCAGGGCCCCCGTCATGAGCGCGTGCAAACGCTCGTGCGTGTGGGCCGCGTGGATGACGTTACCGTCTGCGTTGTCGCTCGTGATCACCAGTTCCCCGGAGTGCAGCCGGAACGCCATCATCGGGGACGGAGGCTCCAGCAGAATCGAGCCCTCGGGCACCAGGTGGACCTCCACCTGTCCCGAGCCGACGAGGTCCAGCAAACGCGAGACCTGCTCTTTCCTGGCCTCCTCGCCCACGCCGGTCAACGCCGTCACCGGGAATATCGCTGAGACGCGGAGCCGTGGCAACTGTTCGAGCCGCTGCACTCGGAGTTTGGTGAGGCGGGCAATCTCCTCGTCGGAAGCGAACGGCAGACCGGATCGGAACACGGCAGTCGCGTACGACCCGCTCTGGAGGTACCCAGGTACGAGCACCGGCGACACGATCTGGACAGCACGCGCCGTCGTCTCGATATTCGCGAGCGACCGCGCCCACTCGGGCAGCATCGTCCTCAAGGCCACCTGACGCCACGCGGCCAGCAATCTTCCCTGTGCCCCCAACTCCGTGTCCAGAACTTCCGCCATGGGGAGTTTGGGAACCGAGTGGCCGTTCGTCCATCTGGAAACCGCCGCAACAGACGCGGCGACGCGCGACGCGAGTTGTTTCTGGGAGAGCCCGTTCAGCTCTCGGAACTTGGTGAGCGTTTCCGGAAAAGGGGGTTCCGCCATGCGCGAGAGATTACGCCAGGATTCCACTCTGAGTCAGGTGTTTACCGGAACTGCGCGGATGGTGGAGGAACTCGCCCCCAGCCGCACATCCTGAGTCCATGCCGGGCCGGCGTGACCAATCGCCTTTCGAAGCGCCCGCACCCGAGCGAGGAGGAGCGGTGATCTCGGTGGCTTGGGACGCGAGCGACGACCATGCGCAGTACTCCGCCGCCCAGCAGCTCCACGCACACCACCACCGCCTTTGGTGGGTCATGTGGGGTCCGGGAGCCCGCCGCTTCTTCGCCTTCTACCAGGGCGACGCTGACCTGCCGCCCCTCTCGGACCCCACCCCGAACGGACTGCACGCCCAGATTCGCCGGGCCGAGACCACCATCGCCCGCACAGACCCGGCCTCCTACTGGCGATGTCCGGTCTCTCGTTGCTCGTGGACCTCGATCAACCCCACCCTGCACACTCCGTGCCCGCACCGAGCATGACCCGCCCCGAACCGGGGCTCGGCGACCTTCCCCGGCCGAGCCCCACCACCAGCCCAGAGACGCCTACCCACACAGTCCAGACGACGCGGCGAGAGGACCACCGATGCCCCCACGGACACAGTTCGAGCCCACGACTCTCCCCCGACGCACACGGCCCACCGGCACCGTGCCCGCCTTCTCCGCTCGCTGCCGAACACGATCGGTTCCCGCCTGCCGCGAGGACCTACCACCCCTGCCTGCCGAGACCGCCGACCTGTCGGCCGCCGTCCGGGCCCTCCTCCGCCACCGGCCCGACCTGGCCCACCCCGCCAACGCCCTCACCGATGCAGGGACGCCCCCGGTGTCCGTGCTCATCGCCGACCTGCTGGTCTCACTCACCGAGGTCCATCGCCTGGCCCTGACCATCGGCGCCGACCACGAGGCCGCCGACATCGGCCGCCTTATCGACACCCTCCGCACCACTTCCTGACCAGCTCGCATCGTCGGCTCTACCCGCCCCACCCCGAGACACACGATCGCGACCGACATCGGACGTGGCCATGACACAGCGTGTTCACCGAGCTACCGTCGACTCAAGCCCTCTTCACACCGTAGGAGAACCCCATGGGTAAGCGCGAAGACTCCTCCACCAGCGACGGCCACAAGCCCGACCGCCCCATCCCTCCGCCCACCCCCAACGACGGCGGCAGCGGTGGCGGCAAGCACGAGCGCGACGACAAGTGACCAGCCCCGAAGACCTCCTCGCGAACCTCGCCGAGGAGGTCGCCCCCTCCTCCTGGCGCGACGCCTTCCGACGGGTGCCCCGCCACCATTTCGTGCCGGACCGGATCTGGATCGGGGACGGAGACGACGAGACCGCCATCGAGCGGGCCGACGCCCCCGACGCGTGGCTGCGTGCCTGCTACGCCGATCAGCCCGTGATCACGCAGATCGACGACGGCCGGTCGTCCGGTCGCGGATACCGGTCGTCGTCGGCGTCCATGCCGAGCGTCGTGGCGATGATGCTCGTCGCCACCGACCTGTCCCCCGGTCAGCGGGTGCTGGAAATCGGCACCGGAACCGGATGGAACGCCGCACTGCTCGCCGACCGGGCCGGTCACGGGAACGTGACGTCGGTAGAGATCGATCCGACCATCGCCGCCCAGGCCGACAGAGCTCTGGAGGGGCGTGGTGTCCGTGTGATCTTGGGGGACGGAGAGGAGGGCTACCCACCCGACGCCCCCTATGACCGGGTACTGGCGACCGCCGCCGTCCAGCGCGTCCCCTATCCCTGGGTGGAGCAGACCGTGCCCGGCGGGCGGATCGTCACGCCGTGGGGCACGAGCTTCCACAACGGCACACTCCTGCGGCTCCGTGTCGACGCGGACGG
This region includes:
- a CDS encoding succinate dehydrogenase/fumarate reductase iron-sulfur subunit — encoded protein: MSKRTFRVWRGAGEGALTEYEVDVNEGEVVLDVLHRLQATQTPDLAVRWNCKAGKCGSCSVEINGKPRLSCMTRMSVFEEDEVVTVTPMRTFPVIRDLVCDVSYNYQKAREIPSFTPDPATSPGDFRMKQVDVERSQEFRKCIECFLCNNVCHVIRDHDENKEHFSGPRFLMRVAELEMHPEDTADRRRIADEEFGMGYCNITKCCTEVCPENIHITDNALIPLKERVADRKYDPLVWLGSKIGRRPKDTPIAPNTRRPPEGP
- a CDS encoding DUF397 domain-containing protein, with the protein product MNDWHKSSYSPNGANCVEAREHAGGADVRDTQNRELGHITVPAGQWIALLAGLGHGQSQAADQ
- a CDS encoding fumarate reductase/succinate dehydrogenase flavoprotein subunit, giving the protein MPPTTEPDITRHAYDVVVIGAGGAGLRAAIAAREQGKRTAVISKSLFGKAHTVMAEGGAAAALGNANADDTWTVHFRDTIRGGKFLNDPRMAELHAREAPERILELEYWGALFDRTPDGRISQRNFGGHEYPRLAHVGDRTGLEMIRTLQQRIVALQQADAAETGDPDAMLRVFAETAITELVTDASGAVAGAFGYRRADGGFVLFEAPAVILATGGIGKAFRTTSNSWEYTGDGHALALRAGASLINMEFVQFHPTGMVWPPSVKGILVTESVRGDGGVLRNSEGRRFMFDYVPDVFRAQYAQTEEEADGWYTDPANHRRPPELLPRDEVARAINAEVKAGRGSPHGGVFLDVSTRMPAEEIRRRLPSMHHQFKELADVDITAEPMEVGPTCHYVMGGVRVDADTAASDVPGLFAAGEVAGGMHGSNRLGGNSLSDLLVFGRRAGLGAAAYVDGTAGARAPGEVLDEAASRAAADALALLKQGDGENPYTLHGELQDTMNDLVGIIRREGEMESALTRLDEMRRRARLLSAPGERVYNPGWHLALALPNMLLVSQAITRSALERTESRGGHTREDHPDMSAEWRRVNLRVRVGPDGGVELSRRPVADIPAELMSGFGNDELAKYLTKEELPEEVAAEVTGEPGETAPAAGDESGDVGGEGPGEVPGEGPGTAAASTGAVDTETEAGETSERFASDGAGGTDEARGAAGHGGGTDESDGGNGTDGTDGTDGTDGSTEEDRS
- a CDS encoding LysR family transcriptional regulator, which gives rise to MQFQQLAYFVAVARTRHFTRAAELSRVAQPSLSKQIRSLERELGAPLFSRARGNITLTPAGEALLPLAQRMLTDLETARREVAELAGVRRGRVRLGATPSLCAGLLADVLSDFHTRFPGIELQVEESGSRDLVRDLGRGELDLALIILPLQSSDPDFSTTPILRENLVVASPKAQPSPNGRASMRITELQGRPLVMFRRGYDVREATLRACRASGFEPELAVEGGEMDAVLRFVEAGLGLAVVPSMVLKNRYGLRGTPLARPRLLRTVALARRKDVVPSHSAEAFQRHLYGYLLGLTPEQLGPDLEVLITSADAREGASEAEGSGEDR
- a CDS encoding DUF397 domain-containing protein, whose protein sequence is MSCCVEGSRMNDWHKSSYSPNGSNCVEVAEGVTTAVRDTQNRELGQLDFASGEWAALVGSLRAHG
- a CDS encoding succinate dehydrogenase cytochrome b subunit — its product is MALKSAMAVTGAILVLYLIAHMYGNLKIFSGQEAFDGYAHSLREIGYPLLPESGFLWIFRLVLLASVLIHIYAAVTLWARARRARPAAERYQVTKRVQRTYASYTMRWGGVLVALFVIFHILHLTTNNIAPGGRSDSPYERLVNGFQPEFWYVTLFYVASVIAVGFHLRHGIWSGLATLGVNTAGRQGLINAIAVGISLIVAVGFLLPPLAVTFGLVG
- a CDS encoding ATP-binding protein; this encodes MSTAAITLPAYLWPHRSYPGDLRELSQVRADLARDLWGLGPADLLDTVRLVTSEIFANAAKYARPGARVDRVMSLSQGRTLRIGIFDAGDGPTRPRIPTERTEAAWDWAEGQRGLLMVSRLATGWGCHALPEWPGFRTQVWATFDVWADDEAPVQE
- a CDS encoding Scr1 family TA system antitoxin-like transcriptional regulator gives rise to the protein MAEPPFPETLTKFRELNGLSQKQLASRVAASVAAVSRWTNGHSVPKLPMAEVLDTELGAQGRLLAAWRQVALRTMLPEWARSLANIETTARAVQIVSPVLVPGYLQSGSYATAVFRSGLPFASDEEIARLTKLRVQRLEQLPRLRVSAIFPVTALTGVGEEARKEQVSRLLDLVGSGQVEVHLVPEGSILLEPPSPMMAFRLHSGELVITSDNADGNVIHAAHTHERLHALMTGALAMALPARHSLEALRELA
- a CDS encoding methyltransferase domain-containing protein yields the protein MTSPEDLLANLAEEVAPSSWRDAFRRVPRHHFVPDRIWIGDGDDETAIERADAPDAWLRACYADQPVITQIDDGRSSGRGYRSSSASMPSVVAMMLVATDLSPGQRVLEIGTGTGWNAALLADRAGHGNVTSVEIDPTIAAQADRALEGRGVRVILGDGEEGYPPDAPYDRVLATAAVQRVPYPWVEQTVPGGRIVTPWGTSFHNGTLLRLRVDADGTSASGRFGGNAGFMWVRGQRTPHGSLDERVRPDHEFTASVTDLHPYEPVGDFDASFAIGLRVPGVKDLLVFDDDVPGNPRYTVYLMDPGSGSWASWRIRPGPHDYSVRQHGPRHLFDELASAYTWWQEVGRPEHSRFGVTITREGQRVWLDEPGNGLTAAEPGAAQSGDRSG